From Geotalea uraniireducens Rf4:
GGTAACGACAATCCGGTGATTGCCGGACAGAAGCCCCATCGCCAAGGTGGCCACCGGCCTGTCGAAAAAGGTGCCGCCGGCTGCATCATCATCCATGACCGCCACGAGCTCAAGCCCCGTCTCCCCAAGGGAGAGGTAGGCGATCTCCGCCACCTCATCCACCCCGCAGAAGGCGACCTTTCTTATGCCTTGGGCGTGCAGCGAGCGGAACAGGACGAGGTAGTCCTGACGGGCGATGGTATAGAGACTGGAAAAATATCCAAGGTGCTGGTAGGCGAGACGGCTTTTTTCCGCGATCCCCTGGGGGGTCAGGAGGTAGGCGTAACGGTTTCTGGGAAAGTTTTTGACCCTGACGAACCCCTTGCCGACCAGGTTCTTCAGGTAGGAATTGACGAGACCCAAGGCAATGCCGAGCCTTCGGGACAGTTCCCGCTGGGAAATGGGTTCTTCCGTCGATATTTCCGCCATGAGCAGCAAGGCGCGGTAACTGTCCAGGGATTTTTCATCGATATCGTTCACAAAATGAACGATACATCAACCTGGAAAGATTAGCAATAAAAAATCTGGGAACTGGGAACTGGGAACTGGGAACTGGGAAGTCCATTACCGATCCCCGATCCCGGATCCCAGTTCACCGGTTTTCTTCAGTTTCTCGAACTCGTGACGCATGAGCGCATTATCCTGCACAAGGTCCTTCAGCTGGTCGGAGAGCCGGGAAATCTTGATGGAAAACTGCACCGCCAGCAGGATGAGGAAGATGATGGAGCCGAAGAAGAGCGTCGAAGTGGGGAGTTCGGCGCCGACAAGGTGGGTAAGGGCCACCAGCCAGTCGTACTTGATGACCAGGATGAACATGGTGAAGCTGGTGACGAGCCAGAGCACCGAATACTCCTCCCGCAGCCGTTTTTTGCGCACCATTTCGATGGTGAATACGAACACGAGAAGACTGACAACGAGGGCGAATATCTGCTGCTTTATCGGCATTTCCTACCTCCGATACAATTGACGGTTCCTGAGCAGGGTAACGACTATGGAAAGACACATCTTGAACATGTAATAAAGCGGTTTGAAACCGCTGTGCATGGTCTTCCCCGCAGCATTGGCAAACATGCGCACCGGAATTTCCCTGATCCTGAATCCGGCCAGGTTCAGGGTTATCAGCATATCCGCATCGGGATAATCGCAGGGAAAGACGTCGGTGGTGAAAAACCGCATGACGTCGCGGTTAAAGGCCTGGTAGCCGGAAGTGGGGTCGGATATGGTCCGGCCGATCAGGGAGGAGACCAGTTTGCGAAAGAAGAGTATCCCCAGCCGGCGGGAAAAGGATGGACGGTAGCTTTCCACCCCCAGAAAACGCGAACCGACGACAAAATCCGTGTCTCCGGCTACAACCGGCCTCATCAGCTCGGGGATGAATGCCGGGTCATGCTGGCCGTCGCCGTCGATCTGCACCAGGAAGTCGTAACCCTTGGCGTAAGCGAACTTGTAAGCGGTCTGGATCGTCACGCCATATCCCATGTTGAACGAGTGTGAAACGACGATGGCTCCTGCCGCCGCGGCTTCCCGGGCAGTGCTGTCTTTGGAGCCGTCATTCACCACCAGGATATCGAAATCGGGGACAACGCGCCGCACGTTTTCGATGACACGGGCAATCACCCCCCCCTCGTTGTAGGCAGGTATCACGACAATGGTTTTGGACATTCAGAAACCTTTTTTCAATCCGGGAACTGGGAACTGGGAACTGGGTTTTTACCGATCCCCGACCCCAGATCCCCGTTCACTGACTTCAGCAGCTTTGCGGCAAACTCCGGATTCAGCGACTTAAGGATTACATATTGGTCGGTGGCCTTCTGCGTCTCCTTGCTCGCCGCATAGGCCAAGCCCAGATTATAGTGGGCCTCGCTCAGGCGTGGATTCATGGCAATGGATTTTTCATAATTATCTATGGAGTCAGCAAGCTGTCCCATGGAATCATAGGCCAATCCAAGGTTGTTATAGCCGAGGGCAAACCATTCGTTCTGGTATGCGGCGTTCAT
This genomic window contains:
- a CDS encoding DUF2304 domain-containing protein, whose protein sequence is MPIKQQIFALVVSLLVFVFTIEMVRKKRLREEYSVLWLVTSFTMFILVIKYDWLVALTHLVGAELPTSTLFFGSIIFLILLAVQFSIKISRLSDQLKDLVQDNALMRHEFEKLKKTGELGSGIGDR
- a CDS encoding glycosyltransferase family 2 protein, whose product is MSKTIVVIPAYNEGGVIARVIENVRRVVPDFDILVVNDGSKDSTAREAAAAGAIVVSHSFNMGYGVTIQTAYKFAYAKGYDFLVQIDGDGQHDPAFIPELMRPVVAGDTDFVVGSRFLGVESYRPSFSRRLGILFFRKLVSSLIGRTISDPTSGYQAFNRDVMRFFTTDVFPCDYPDADMLITLNLAGFRIREIPVRMFANAAGKTMHSGFKPLYYMFKMCLSIVVTLLRNRQLYRR
- a CDS encoding winged helix-turn-helix transcriptional regulator, which translates into the protein MNDIDEKSLDSYRALLLMAEISTEEPISQRELSRRLGIALGLVNSYLKNLVGKGFVRVKNFPRNRYAYLLTPQGIAEKSRLAYQHLGYFSSLYTIARQDYLVLFRSLHAQGIRKVAFCGVDEVAEIAYLSLGETGLELVAVMDDDAAGGTFFDRPVATLAMGLLSGNHRIVVTSLKRGAALRQELLRLGVDPGMIYHADGPKNK